The DNA sequence CCGTCGTCGAGGCTGCGGCCCACCGCATGGCGTATCGACGCCGCCGCCTCGGCAAGCGCGGGGCGTCCCTGGGTGTCGGCCAGCCATTCGAGCAGCATCGCCGTGGACAGGATCATCGCGATCGGGTTGGCGGCGTTGCGTCCCGCGATGTCGGGGGCGGAGCCGTGGGCGGCCTGGGCCATCGCCTTGGTGTCGGAGGCGTTGATCGACGGCGCCATGCCCAGTGAGCCGGCGAGCTGGCCGGTGAGGTCGGACAGGATGTCGCCGAACATGTTCTCCGCCACGATCACGTCGAATTCCGCGGGGCGGGCCACGAGGAGCGCCGCAAGCGCGTCGATGTGCTCGAGGCGGACGCTCACTTCGGGATACTGGTGCGCCACCTGCACACAGCTGTCGCGGAACAACCCGGTGGTCTTGGAGAGCACGTTGGCCTTGTGCGCGACGGTGACCGAGCGTCGACGGGTCCGGGCAAGGCGGAAAGCCTGGTGCGCGATGCGTTCACACGCTTGTCGGGTGAACACCGCGACCGCCATCGCGACGTCCGCGGTCGGCATGAACTCGCCGGCGCCGTCGTACATGTTGCGGTCGGAGTAGAAGCCCTCGGTGTTCTCGCGGACCACCACGACGTCGAGGGACGGACACGCCGCGGGGATCGTGTCACTCAGCCGGCTGGCCGGCCGGATGTTGGCGTACAGCCCGTAGCGTTTGCGGATGGTGCCACCTGGGGAGAGCTCCTCGCGGAACGGGGCGGGATAGCCGGCGTTGTCATGTGGGCCGAGCACCCACGCGTCGAGGTCGTCGAGTTCGTCGAGGGTGTGCTGCGGCAACGGGCTACCGTCGCGGGTGATGGCGTCGCGTCCCATGCGCAGGCGCCGCCACTCCACCGGCACCGACACCGCCGCGAGTGCGCGTTCGGTGATCTGCACTGCGGCCGAGACGATCTCGGGCCCGATGCCGTCCCCCGCCAGCACCCCCAGTCGCAACGGATCCTTCACTGACATCCCGGTGTCGGCACCTTTCTGGTCGGTGTGCGCCTTCAGTGTGCCGTACTGGCGCGACCGCGCTTACGCGCCGAGACCGAGCAGCGCGATCATCAGCGGAAGGAACACGATGATCAGGATGGCGCCGGCGATGTCGAACGTGATTCCCGAGCGGATCATGGTGGTGATGGGCACCGCCCCCGATCCGTAGACGATCGCATTCTGCGGCGTCGACACCGGCAGCATGAAGCCGAAGGACGCGGCGAACGTCGCGGCCAGCGCGGGGACGAACGGGTTCACCCCCGCGGCCATGGCGACCGGGATGACGATGGGCACCACGACCGCCGCCGACGCCGTGTTGCTGGTGGTCTCCGACACGACGATGGCGAGCAGGACGGCGAAGATCGTGATCGCCACGACGCTGGACAGGCCCAGAGCGTCCGCGACGTTGGTGCCGATCGTCTCGGCCAGACCGGAGTCGGCGAGCAGTGACCCGAAGATGATGCCGGTGCCGAACAGCACGATCGTGCCCCAGTCGATCGCGGCCGCGTCACGCCAGCGCAGCGTGAACTCGCGTTGCTCCCAGTCGGTCGGCAACAGGAAGAGCAGCGCGGCCCCGAAGACGGCGACCGTGCCCTCGTCCAAGCGGTCGCTGACGGCGGAGTACACGTCGGAGTCGTTGCCGAAGACGAGTGCGACGATGCCGGGAAGGATCCACAGGCACACCGTCACCCCGAACGCGATCAGGGTGTTCTTCTCCGCCCGCGACAGCGAGCCCATCTCCTCGCGCTCGCGGGCCACGTAGTCGGCGACGCCCTCGATGTGTTTGATCTCGGGCTTGTTGAGTCTGATCAGTACGAATGCCAGCACCACGAACATCAGCAGGCAGATCGGGGCGGCGAGAACCATCCACTGCCCGAAGCTGATTCGCTCGCCCGTCGCCTCTTCGATCAGGCCACGACCGATGAGGTTGGGCGGACTGCCGACAGGGGTCAACAGCCCGCCGACGCTGGCGGCGTAGGCGAGCATCAGCATGATGGCCGCGCCGACCTTCAGACGCAGCGGGTCGAAATCCTCGGCGACCTTGCCCTGCTTCTGGAGCAGTTTGGCGATGACGCCGAGGATGCCGATCGCGGTGGGCAACAGCATCGCGACGGTCGCGGTGTTGGAGACGAACGCCGACAGCAGGCAGGTGATCCCGCCGAAGGCGATGATGACGCCGGTGGTCGACTGGCCCGCACGCGGCAGCGCCAGGATGCGGAAGGCGAAGCGGCGGGCGAGGCCGTGCTTCAACATGGCCTGGGCGAGGATGAACGCCCCGATGAAGGTGAAGATCGTCGAGGAACCGAACGGCCCGAGAACGTCGTCGGCCGGTGCGACACCGAGGAAGACCACCACCGCCACCCCGAGCAGACCGCCGATGGGGATGGGCACCGCCTCGGTCACCCACAGCACGATCACCCCGAGCAGCACGGCGGCGAGCGTCTGTTGTTGCGGCGGGATGTTCAGCGGCAGGACCAGGAAGACGACGGTGACCAGGGGAGCCAGGAAAAGGCCGACGGTGCGGCGGCCCTTCTCGAAACGCTCCTCGGCGGGTGTCAGTCGCTGTTCACCGAGGCTGCGGTACGTGGCGCTGCCGAGCAGCGCCTTGTCCACATCGGTGCGCTTGACCGGGTTGTCGGCGGTCATCGTGCCCCCTTCGCAGCGATCGGCTCAGCGCGTGTGAGGTGTCTCACACTGGCTGTGGATGCCCGGTGGGGGCGAGAAGTAATCGCCGGCCGGGCTCAGTACCGGGTGAGTACCTGGCGGTCGCCCACGGGAGCGTCGAGGGCGATGTCGGTGGCGCCGAGAACGGCCTTGGCCGTGCACATGCGGGTGGTCGCCTCGGGCAGCATGCCGGACTGGAGTTCGATGGTGACCGAGTCGGCGGTCTCGACGGTGACGGCCCTGACGCCGTAGCACGCGGGGGTGCCGGAGAGGAAGTACACGCGGACGCCGGTGGTGTTCTCGAGGGGACTCCAGGCGTCGACGGAAATCGGTTCGGCGTCGACGATGTCGGGCCGGTCGGCGAACCGGATCTCGGTCGAACTCAGCGGCCGCTCAAGGGGTTCTGTCGTGGTGGTCGGGGCGGCCGACGCCATCCCGGAGGTGATGCTGAACAGTGAGCCGGCCACGGCGGCGATCAAGGCAACCCGCATGGCGCGACAGTAGTCGCGGTTCCGGCGTCGGCGGTGGTGACCGGCGCGCGCGGCATGTCACGATTGCGCCTCGGTTCGGTCACCGGTTCGGCTGTGGGATCTGTTGCGGTGTCAGCCTTTACCGCCGTCTGCGGATCAGTCGCGGGACCACACGGCGACGAACCCGTGCGGGATGCCGGTGTGCCGCGAGATCAGTTCGCGAGCGGCCATCTCGGCCTCGGCGCGGTCGCCGCGGTGGGTGACCGCATCGAGTTCGGGGACGGTCACCGTCCACCCGGTGGCGTCGCGGGTGACGACGATCTCGAAAGCCTGCCCCGCCATCGGGGGAAGGGTCCGGCGGCGTGCGCCGCGGTACATCGTCCGACGGCGGCATCCGTGGCTGCTCCGAATCGTGGCAGGCATGGTCACAGGCTTTCTGCAGCGGGGATCGGGCCGTCGGCCAATGTACTGCCCGGCGGGATCCTTCACCAAATCGCCGGACCCGCAGCGTTGATCGCCGCGCGGCGGCGTCAGAACGGGCTGCTGTTCGACTGCCACTTGGCTTCTTCGGGACGGGGCCCGAAGCGCCGGACGTAGTCGTCGTGGATGTGCTGATCCTTCTGCCGCTGGATCACGTCGACCAGTTTCGGGTCGAGGTTGTGCTGCGCCAGCCGATGCCGGCGCCACACCTTGTTCAGGGCGAGCGCCATCAGAAGCGCCCAGATGTAGATCGGTGCCGTCATCTCGAGGCGGACGTAGAACGACGTGGGCAACAGCCAGAACGGGGCGAGAACCAGCAGCGGCGGTATCGCCATCCGGATCATGTGCCTGCGGACCGCGCCGTGACCGGCGAGATCCTCGGCCACCCACTTGCTCATCGAGGCGGGGAGACGCCGCCCGTAGGCATAGGTGAGGCGCTGGAAGAACGAAGGGCGGGCGTCGGCCATGGTGGCTCCTGTGCGTGGTGGGTCTGGTCAGAGGTCGAGTGCGCCCGCCGCCTGAGCGGCCGCGTTGATCCGGGTCAGGGAGCGGTGCAGGTCTTCCAGTTCGGCGAGGTCGCCACCGAGGCGCGCGACGACGGCCGGGGGAATCGCCAGCGCCCGTTCGCGAAGCGCGACACCGGCCTCGGTCAGTTCGACGTTCATGGACCGCTCGTCGACGGTGCTTCGGGTGCGGGTGATCAGCCCGAGGGTCTCCAGCCGTTTGAGCATGGGGGACAAGGTCGCCGAGTCGAGGTGCAGCGCGGTGGCGATCTGTTTGACCGACAGCGGGGCCTCGGTCGCCGACCGCTTCCGGTGGTCCCACAGTGCCAGCATCACCAGGTACTGCGGGTGTGTCAGGCCCAAGGGCTCGAGAAGTGGCCGGTACACGCCGAGGACCGCCCGGTTGGCGACAGCGAGCGCGAAGCAGACCTGGCGCTCGAGGGCCAGCGGATCGAGATCCGTGGCGGTGCTGGGGGACATACTTGGATCGTACGCGAATAGTTAGTGTGCTAACCATATGGCTGTGCTCACAGGTGCGCGATGCGCCGAGACGCCGGCGTTCAGCACTATCATCTGCGGGACGGGTGCGTTCGGCGGAGGTGAGACAGCTGGCGGGTTCCTTTCCCGATGTCGCCACGCTCGAGCGCGCATTGGACGTCGCCGCCCGCGCGCCGTCGGCGCAGAACGCGCAGCCATGGCGGTGGCGGGTGACCGCCCGCGGCGTCGACCTCTTCGCGGATTGGGACCGCAGGCTCGGCGACGGCGACGGCCACCGGCGCGATGTGCTGCTCAGTTGCGGTGCGGTGCTTCATCACTGTGCGGTCGTGTTGGCCGCCGGCGGATGGGCTCCGCGGGTTCGGCGCTTCCCGGACCGGGGCGACACCGACCATCTGGCGCTGGTCGAGGTGATCGAGGCGCCGGCCCGGGCGGCCGACCTGGAACTGGCCGCCGCCATCGGGGACCGCCGGGCCGATCGTCGTCCATACCGTGCCCAGCCGCTTCCGGTGGGTTCGATGGAGATGTTGCACGTGCGTGCCGAGCGGGCCGGACTGCGGTTCGGTGTCGTGCCCAGAGCTCACTGGGGTCGCTCACCGGAAGGCGACGTCGTGCTGCAGTACGGCCGGACGGGCGATGCACCGGCCGACGATGCGGTGCTGGTGGTGCTCGGGACCGACGTCGACGACGACCGGATGAGGGTGCGGGCGGGGGAGGCCATGAGCGACATCTTGCTGGCGGCCACCGCGATGGGACTGGCAAGCTGCCCGCTCACGACGCCGCTGCACGATGCCCGGGACCGGCTGTCGCTGGCGTGTGAGGTCTTCGACGGCGAGGCGTATCCGCAGGTGCTGATCCGCCTGGGCTGGGCGCCCGACGGCGATCCGCCGCCGGCGCTCGGGCGCCGCTCGGCGCAGGAGACCACCGTCTGGGCGGTGTGATCACCAGACCTCCCGTGCCACGGGGCGCTTCGTCAGCGTGACGTTTTCCGCGCCGTCGCCGGTTGCGTCAGGTCCGCGGGCCGGGTCCATGCCGCCTTCGAGCGCACCCTGGCGTCGGCCGGTGCGGACTGGAGCGACGTCGTCGCGGTCGACTCGTTCCACATCCCGGCCGCTCCGGATTCCGTCGGCGACGACCACAACCGCGTCATGGTCGAGCAGTTCCGCAAGCGGATGGGGGATCGTGCGCCGATCTGGACCCAGATCGGCGTCTCAGCTCCCGGCGCCCTGATGATGCGCGTCGAGATCCGCGCAACGGCGGTCGTCCCGGCTCGTCAGTCGTCCGGATGATTCCACGGTGACTCGGCACGGGTGGCGGGCGAGGAAAGACGCGACTCCTGCAGCGGGGCAACGGCTTTGAGCATGGGATTGCGGTCGCGGAACGCTCCCGCGACGCGCCCGCGGCCCCAGCCGACCATCTCGCGATAGCCGCCCAGCAGACCGGCGCGGGACACCGCGTCCTCGTCGGCGTGCGGGCTGTCCGCGCCGACCGGTGCCGATACGGGGGAGACGTAGAGCGCGTCGACGGGGCAGTAGGCCTCGCACATGAAGCAGGTCTGGCAGTCCGATTGCCGGGCGATCACCGGAATGCCGTCCTCACCGCGGTCGAAGACGTCGGTGGGGCAGACCTTCACGCACACGTCGCAGGCGATGCACGCGGCCGCGCTGACGACCTCGATCACGCCACCGCCTCCGCCGAGATGAGCTGAGGGAGAACCGGGTCAGCACGGGTCCAGACCGTGTCGAGCCCACCGACCAGGATGCGGTGACTCAGCCGGTGGTCGATGCCGGGCAGATCCTCCCGGCGGTGTAGTCCTCGGGTCTCGTTGCGCGCCAACGAGGCAGCGGTGATCCAGCGCGCCGTCGCGACCATGGCGGCGGCCTGGCGCGGTTTGTAGGACTCCCGCGTCGGCACCGGAGCCATGCCGCCGGCGATGTCACGCCACAATCGCTCGACCGCGGCGCCCGACTCGATCAGCCTCTGCCGGGATTTGAGGTGACTGCGCATCGGCGGAAGGACGTGATCCTGGGCCGCGCGCACCACCTCGTCGACGGTCGGTGCGCTCACCCGTCCCGCTCGCAGTCCTATCCGGTGCGGCTCGGCGGCGGTGGCGACGACCGCATGCCGGCGACTGAACTCCGCGGCACCGCGCCCCGCGAATGCGCCCGACGCGATCGCCCATGACCCGTTGTGGCTGCCGCCGCCGCTGATGGAACCGGTGATGAGCTCCCTGGTGGCGGCGTCACCGGCGGCGAACAGCCCGGGAACCGTGGTGGCGCAGTCGGGTCCGGTCAACCGCAGTCCGCCGGTGCCGCGCACGGACCCCTCGTAGACCATGCGGATGGGGTAGGCGGTGAGGAACGGATCGATGCCGGCCTTGTCGAGCGGTAGGAAATAGTTGGGCTGGGCATCGCGCATGATCTGCCGGATGTGCTCGGGGGCGCGGTCCAGTCGGGCGAAGACGCGTCGACCGTGCGCGAGCGCCCACTGCGCGTCCTTGCGACCACCCAGCCCGCGTTCGGTGGGGAGGGGATCTCCGTGCTCGTCGTAGAAGCTGGCCCATTGCAGCATGCGTCCCTTGGTGTGGGTGCCCCACTCCGGTGCCAGGGCGTAGGCGGTGCAGAACTCCATCCCCGACAGATCGGCGCCTACTTCGGCGGCCATCAACAGCCCGTCGCCGGTGTCGACGTTGGTGCCGAAGGTCCCGGACAGGAAAGCGGTGCCGCCGGTGGCCAGCACCACCGCGCCGGCGGTGATCCGCCATGCGCGGCCACCGTTCT is a window from the Mycolicibacterium litorale genome containing:
- a CDS encoding SLC13 family permease produces the protein MTADNPVKRTDVDKALLGSATYRSLGEQRLTPAEERFEKGRRTVGLFLAPLVTVVFLVLPLNIPPQQQTLAAVLLGVIVLWVTEAVPIPIGGLLGVAVVVFLGVAPADDVLGPFGSSTIFTFIGAFILAQAMLKHGLARRFAFRILALPRAGQSTTGVIIAFGGITCLLSAFVSNTATVAMLLPTAIGILGVIAKLLQKQGKVAEDFDPLRLKVGAAIMLMLAYAASVGGLLTPVGSPPNLIGRGLIEEATGERISFGQWMVLAAPICLLMFVVLAFVLIRLNKPEIKHIEGVADYVAREREEMGSLSRAEKNTLIAFGVTVCLWILPGIVALVFGNDSDVYSAVSDRLDEGTVAVFGAALLFLLPTDWEQREFTLRWRDAAAIDWGTIVLFGTGIIFGSLLADSGLAETIGTNVADALGLSSVVAITIFAVLLAIVVSETTSNTASAAVVVPIVIPVAMAAGVNPFVPALAATFAASFGFMLPVSTPQNAIVYGSGAVPITTMIRSGITFDIAGAILIIVFLPLMIALLGLGA
- a CDS encoding MarR family winged helix-turn-helix transcriptional regulator, producing the protein MSPSTATDLDPLALERQVCFALAVANRAVLGVYRPLLEPLGLTHPQYLVMLALWDHRKRSATEAPLSVKQIATALHLDSATLSPMLKRLETLGLITRTRSTVDERSMNVELTEAGVALRERALAIPPAVVARLGGDLAELEDLHRSLTRINAAAQAAGALDL
- a CDS encoding FAD-binding protein, with protein sequence MTAAGDVDVHHTDVLVIGGGPAATWAAIAAVESGSRVTLVDKGYCGTSGATAAGGNNLWLIPPGPRREDSVREREAAAGGLTDADWMLRVLSTSWERIEHLAQWGYPFPVGDDGRQMRSSLQGPEYMRRMRRKVHRSGVRILDHHPATALTTDADGIVNGASGVARQNGGRAWRITAGAVVLATGGTAFLSGTFGTNVDTGDGLLMAAEVGADLSGMEFCTAYALAPEWGTHTKGRMLQWASFYDEHGDPLPTERGLGGRKDAQWALAHGRRVFARLDRAPEHIRQIMRDAQPNYFLPLDKAGIDPFLTAYPIRMVYEGSVRGTGGLRLTGPDCATTVPGLFAAGDAATRELITGSISGGGSHNGSWAIASGAFAGRGAAEFSRRHAVVATAAEPHRIGLRAGRVSAPTVDEVVRAAQDHVLPPMRSHLKSRQRLIESGAAVERLWRDIAGGMAPVPTRESYKPRQAAAMVATARWITAASLARNETRGLHRREDLPGIDHRLSHRILVGGLDTVWTRADPVLPQLISAEAVA
- a CDS encoding isocitrate/isopropylmalate dehydrogenase family protein, which produces MSVKDPLRLGVLAGDGIGPEIVSAAVQITERALAAVSVPVEWRRLRMGRDAITRDGSPLPQHTLDELDDLDAWVLGPHDNAGYPAPFREELSPGGTIRKRYGLYANIRPASRLSDTIPAACPSLDVVVVRENTEGFYSDRNMYDGAGEFMPTADVAMAVAVFTRQACERIAHQAFRLARTRRRSVTVAHKANVLSKTTGLFRDSCVQVAHQYPEVSVRLEHIDALAALLVARPAEFDVIVAENMFGDILSDLTGQLAGSLGMAPSINASDTKAMAQAAHGSAPDIAGRNAANPIAMILSTAMLLEWLADTQGRPALAEAAASIRHAVGRSLDDGVHTADLGGAATTTVFTEHVLSVLAG
- a CDS encoding long chain fatty acid-CoA synthetase Faa4p, with translation MAGQAFEIVVTRDATGWTVTVPELDAVTHRGDRAEAEMAARELISRHTGIPHGFVAVWSRD
- a CDS encoding 4Fe-4S dicluster domain-containing protein, with product MIEVVSAAACIACDVCVKVCPTDVFDRGEDGIPVIARQSDCQTCFMCEAYCPVDALYVSPVSAPVGADSPHADEDAVSRAGLLGGYREMVGWGRGRVAGAFRDRNPMLKAVAPLQESRLSSPATRAESPWNHPDD
- a CDS encoding DUF5313 domain-containing protein; this encodes MADARPSFFQRLTYAYGRRLPASMSKWVAEDLAGHGAVRRHMIRMAIPPLLVLAPFWLLPTSFYVRLEMTAPIYIWALLMALALNKVWRRHRLAQHNLDPKLVDVIQRQKDQHIHDDYVRRFGPRPEEAKWQSNSSPF
- a CDS encoding Rid family hydrolase, with protein sequence MASAGADWSDVVAVDSFHIPAAPDSVGDDHNRVMVEQFRKRMGDRAPIWTQIGVSAPGALMMRVEIRATAVVPARQSSG
- a CDS encoding nitroreductase family protein yields the protein MAGSFPDVATLERALDVAARAPSAQNAQPWRWRVTARGVDLFADWDRRLGDGDGHRRDVLLSCGAVLHHCAVVLAAGGWAPRVRRFPDRGDTDHLALVEVIEAPARAADLELAAAIGDRRADRRPYRAQPLPVGSMEMLHVRAERAGLRFGVVPRAHWGRSPEGDVVLQYGRTGDAPADDAVLVVLGTDVDDDRMRVRAGEAMSDILLAATAMGLASCPLTTPLHDARDRLSLACEVFDGEAYPQVLIRLGWAPDGDPPPALGRRSAQETTVWAV